A single region of the Ziziphus jujuba cultivar Dongzao chromosome 10, ASM3175591v1 genome encodes:
- the LOC107409663 gene encoding bifunctional nitrilase/nitrile hydratase NIT4A, with amino-acid sequence MSLVPSVPINESPLFAEVDMGSDSSAPTVRATVVQASTIFYDTPATLDKAERLLAEAAGYGAQLVVFPEAFVGGYPRGSNFGVTIGNRTVKGKEEFRKYHASAIDVPGPEVDRLAAMAGKYRVYLVMGVIERDGYTLYCTVLFFDSQGRYLGKHRKVMPTALERIIWGFGDGSTIPVFETPIGKIGAAICWENKMPLLRTAMYAKGIEIYCAPTADARDVWQASMTHIAVEGGCFVLSANQFCRRKDYPPPPEYVFSGTEEELSPDSVVCAGGSVIISPSGTVLAGPNYDGEALISADLDLGEIARAKFDFDVVGHYSRPEVLGLIVRDHPTSPVTFTSSSSLKTEGLQKS; translated from the exons ATGTCGCTTGTACCCTCCGTACCCATCAACGAAAGCCCTTTGTTCGCAGAGGTCGACATGGGTTCCGACTCCTCTGCGCCCACGGTTCGAGCCACTGTGGTCCAGGCCTCTACCATCTTCTACGACACCCCCGCCACTCTAG ATAAGGCTGAGAGATTGTTGGCTGAAGCTGCTGGATATGGAGCTCAGCTTGTTGTATTTCCAGAAGCTTTCGTGGGTGGTTATCCTCGTGGTTCCAATTTTGGCGTTACCATTGGGAATAGAACCGTCAAGGGTAAAGAGGAATTTCGCAAGTACCATGCTTCTGCCATTGATGTGCCTG GCCCTGAAGTTGACCGATTAGCAGCAATGGCTGGAAAGTACAGGGTATATTTAGTAATGGGAGTGATAGAGAGAGATGGGTATACACTGTATTGTACTGTACTGTTTTTTGATTCTCAAGGTCGCTACCTGGGAAAGCACCGGAAAGTTATGCCAACAGCTTTGGAGCGTATCATATGGGGCTTTGGGGATGGATCAACAATTCCTGTTTTTGAAACTCCAATTGGAAAGATTGGTGCCGCTATTTGTTGGGAAAATAAAATGCCACTCTTAAGGACAGCAATGTATGCAAAAG GTATTGAAATATATTGTGCTCCTACTGCTGATGCAAGAGATGTATGGCAAGCTTCAATGACCCACATTGCTGTAGAGGGTGGATGTTTTGTTCTATCAGCCAATCAGTTCTGTCGAAGGAAAGATTATCCCCCACCTCCAGAGTATGTTTTTTCTGGTACTGAGGAAGAACTTAGTCCAGATTCTGTTGTCTGTGCTGGAGGAAGTGTCATTATATCACCATCAGGTACGGTTCTTGCAGGACCTAATTATGATGGGGAAGCACTAATCTCAGCCGATCTAG ATCTTGGAGAAATAGCAAGggcaaaatttgattttgatgttgTTGGACACTATTCACGGCCTGAAGTGCTTGGCTTGATTGTAAGGGACCATCCAACTAGCCCGGTTACCtttacatcatcatcatctctgAAAACAGAAGGCTTGCAGAAGTCATAG
- the LOC107409919 gene encoding probable LRR receptor-like serine/threonine-protein kinase At3g47570: MSPVFGGNNHTDRLSLLAIKAQLQDPLGVLNSWNASQQFCQWPGVTCSPRHRRVTVLDLHSYKLKGKLSPHVGNLSFLRMLRLSGNSFSHHIPPQIGHLFRLRELYLNNNSFSGEIPHNISHCSSLQYLRLSENNLSGKLPIDIGFISKLEVLDLASNNLVGEIPISCGNLSFLTELRLQRNSLNGRIPISFGQLKSLRVLRLGQNYNLTGTIPTSIYNLSSIRIFSVADNQLSGNLPPDFGHTLPNLELFLFSGNQFVGPIPKTISNASNLAYFEIGRNKITGKVPSLASLSKLRSLHIALNNLGFHKDDDLNFITSLVNCTKLDTLQISFNNFEASLPESVSNLSTNLELLSLASNLIRGSIPTDIGNLINLEVLIMDHNQLTGPIPTSIVKLQKLYWMVMDKNKLSGVIPSSLGNLTWLNKVLLASNNLQGSIPSSLGGCKSLTLMDLSQNNLTGPIPKQLIGLSSLSEGLDLSKNRLTGPIPMEVGNLANTPYLGLAENKLTGEIPETLGSCTSLMYLYLDGNSLQRNIPSSLVSLRGIEQIDFSHNNLSGKLPLYLQTFRSLRLLNLSFNDFEGEVPIQGVFSNTSALSIVGNARLCGGIPELNLSSCSTNLYKKHKHSLKVKIIIVSVACGLVALIVMVLLLIFSAWRKRSKSANLGLSFGISFVQVSYGDLFRATDGFSEGNMIGAGSFGSVYKGILNQPETKVVAVKVLNLGTSRASKSFVAECKALKRIKHRNLVRVITACSSIDFQGNDFKALVYEFMINGSLEEWLHPYHRTSMEEEHKNLSLIERVNISLGVANALDYLHNQCHVPIVHCDLKPSNVLLDSDMNAHLGDFGLVRFLPDASHSFSSEQTSSLRVRGSIGYTAPEYGMGSKVSKSGDIYSYGILLLELFTGKRPTDTMFTDGMNLHNFALMGLSHSVEEITDAALLQTEDEISSNTNCNRNRAQNQRIRILDCLISVIKIGVACSSEMEKERMDIAKVVSELCHIKERLVRT; encoded by the exons ATGTCGCCAGTTTTTGGAGGAAATAACCATACAGATAGGCTTTCCTTGCTTGCAATTAAGGCTCAACTACAAGACCCTCTTGGAGTTCTCAACTCCTGGAATGCATCTCAACAATTCTGCCAATGGCCGGGCGTTACTTGCAGCCCAAGGCACAGAAGGGTCACTGTCTTGGACCTCCATTCATACAAGCTCAAAGGTAAGTTATCTCCCCACGTTGGAAATTTAAGTTTTCTCAGAATGTTAAGACTCTCTGGCAATAGTTTCAGCCACCATATTCCTCCACAAATCGGTCATTTGTTCCGACTGCGAGAGTTATACCTCAATAATAACTCCTTTAGTGGTGAAATTCCACACAACATCTCGCACTGTTCTAGCCTTCAGTACCTAAGACTGTCTGAAAACAATCTTAGTGGCAAACTTCCCATAGATATAGGCTTTATATCCAAGCTTGAAGTGCTTGATTTGGCTTCCAACAACTTAGTTGGAGAAATACCTATTTCTTGTGGCAATCTATCTTTTCTTACGGAGTTAAGATTGCAACGTAACAGCCTGAATGGAAGAATTCCAATTAGCTTTGGCCAGCTGAAAAGTTTGAGAGTTCTGAGGCTTggacaaaattataatttgactGGTACAATTCCTACCTCCATATACAATCTTTCTTCCATTAGAATATTTTCAGTGGCTGATAACCAACTTAGTGGAAACCTACCACCTGACTTTGGTCACACTCTTCCCAACCTGgaattatttctattttctgGAAATCAATTTGTTGGACCAATTCCAAAAACCATTTCCAATGCATCGAACCTTGCATattttgaaattggaagaaaCAAGATTACAGGTAAAGTGCCCAGTTTAGCAAGCCTTTCCAAGTTACGGAGTCTACATATTGCTCTTAATAATCTTGGATTTCACAAGGATGATGACTTAAATTTCATCACCTCTCTTGTAAACTGCACAAAGTTAGacaccttgcagatttctttcaaTAACTTTGAAGCATCTTTGCCTGAATCAGTGAGCAACTTGTCAACAAATCTTGAGCTGTTATCACTTGCAAGTAATTTGATACGAGGAAGTATTCCCACTGATATTGGAAATCTCATCAACTTGGAGGTATTAATTATGGATCATAACCAGTTGACTGGTCCTATACCCACCTCGATAGTTAagttacaaaaattatattggATGGTTATGGACAAAAATAAACTCTCAGGTGTTATACCTTCTTCTCTGGGAAATTTGACATGGTTAAACAAAGTCTTGCTAGCCTCAAACAACTTGCAGGGTAGCATACCATCAAGTCTTGGAGGATGTAAGAGTTTGACATTAATGGATCTTTCTCAAAACAATCTCACAGGTCCTATACCAAAACAACTTATTGGCTTGTCATCCTTGTCTGAGGGATTAGATTTATCAAAGAATAGGTTGACTGGTCCCATCCCTATGGAAGTAGGTAATCTGGCAAACACCCCATATCTGGGTCTGGCAGAAAATAAATTGACCGGTGAAATTCCTGAAACTCTTGGTAGTTGCACGAGCTTGATGTATTTGTATTTGGACGGAAACTCATTGCAAAGGAACATTCCCTCATCTTTGGTTTCTTTGAGAGGAATAGAACAAATTGACTTTTCTCACAACAACTTATCTGGAAAACTTCCACTCTATTTGCAGACTTTTCGTTCATTGCGGCTTCTGAATTTATCGTTCAATGATTTTGAAGGTGAGGTACCTATTCAGGGAGTGTTCAGTAATACAAGTGCACTTTCCATAGTGGGAAACGCTAGGCTATGTGGAGGTATTCCTGAATTGAACTTATCTAGCTGCTCCACCAATTTGTACAAGAAGCATAAACACTCTCTCAAGGTGAAGATAATCATTGTTTCAGTTGCCTGTGGACTTGTTGCATTGATTGTTATGGTGCTTTTGCTTATATTTAGTGCGTGGAGGAAAAGAAGCAAGTCAGCAAATTTGGGGTTATCATTTGGAATTTCTTTCGTGCAAGTATCATATGGAGATCTTTTTAGAGCTACTGATGGCTTTTCTGAAGGAAATATGATTGGTGCTGGAAGTTTTGGTTCTGTATATAAAGGAATCTTAAATCAGCCagaaacaaaagttgttgcCGTGAAAGTACTAAACCTTGGAACTTCAAGAGCATCAAAAAGTTTTGTAGCTGAATGCAAAGCCTTGAAAAGGATCAAGCACCGAAATCTTGTCAGAGTTATAACTGCATGTTCAAGTATTGATTTTCAGGGAAACGATTTCAAAGCTCTTGTCTATGAGTTTATGATTAATGGGAGCCTAGAAGAGTGGCTACATCCATATCACAGAACAAGCATGGAAGAAGAACACAAGAATTTGAGTCTTATTGAGAGGGTAAACATTTCCCTGGGTGTGGCAAATGCTCTAGATTATTTGCACAATCAATGCCACGTGCCAATAGTTCATTGTGATTTGAAGCCAAGTAATGTCCTCTTGGATAGTGACATGAATGCTCATCTTGGAGATTTTGGATTGGTGAGGTTCCTCCCGGATGCTTCCCATTCATTTTCCTCAGAACAAACCAGTTCTCTTCGAGTAAGAGGCTCCATTGGATACACTGCTCCAG aGTATGGCATGGGAAGCAAGGTGTCAAAATCCGGCGATATATACAGTTATGGAATACTATTGCTGGAATTGTTCACAGGAAAAAGGCCAACTGATACTATGTTTACAGATGGTATGAATCTGCATAATTTTGCTCTGATGGGTCTTTCTCATAGTGTGGAAGAAATTACAGATGCCGCGCTTCTTCAAACAGAAGATGAAATTAGCAGCAACACCAATTGCAACAGGAATAGGGCCCAAAATCAACGCATTCGCATTCTTGACTGCTTGATTTCTGTAATTAAAATCGGAGTTGCTTGCTCTTCTGAAATGGAAAAAGAGCGAATGGATATTGCCAAAGTTGTTTCTGAACTCTGTCATATAAAGGAGAGATTGGTCAGAACATAG